The following proteins come from a genomic window of Sorex araneus isolate mSorAra2 chromosome 1, mSorAra2.pri, whole genome shotgun sequence:
- the LOC101544801 gene encoding olfactory receptor 1J4-like → MMRGNETIFSEFLLQGLPIPPERQDFCFILFLLMYLTTVLGNLLIILLIRIDIRLHTPMYFFLSILAFNDVTFSSVTVPKMLMDMKTNHKSVPYAGCISQVFFLIIFACTENFLLTVMAYDRYVAICQPLHYTTIMRQERCIALVATSWILSGFHSLLHTLLLARVSFCADITIPHFFCELTPVLEISCSDISLNVLVIFIEGGISFYLPFFSILGTYIRIWATVLKNPSAKKFFKVLSTCGSHLVVVSLFYGTILKVYILPSSSSSKNKDIIASVMYMIVTPMLNPFIYSLRNRDIKQALNLLTNRVKFYSQNT, encoded by the coding sequence ATGATGAGAGGAAATGAGACcatattttctgaatttctccTCCAGGGGCTCCCTATTCCACCAGAACGTCAGGATTTCTGCTTCATCCTCTTCCTGCTCATGTACCTGACCACAGtgttggggaacctgctcatcatcctgctcaTCCGGATCGACATtcgcctccacacccccatgtacttcttcctcagcaTCTTGGCCTTCAATGATGTGACTTTCTCATCTGTCACTGTCCCCAAAATGTTGATGGACATGAAGACAAATCACAAATCTGTTCCCTACGCAGGGTGCatttctcaggttttttttttaataatctttgcTTGTACTGAAAACTTCCTTCTTACAGTGATGGcatatgacaggtatgtggccatctgtcaGCCGCTCCACTACACCACCATCATGAGGCAGGAGCGATGCATTGCTCTGGTAGCAACATCCTGGATCCTCAGTGGCTTCCACTCTTTGTTGCACACCCTCCTTTTGGCCAGAGTTTCTTTCTGTGCTGACATTACCATCCCCCACTTCTTCTGTGAACTCACTCCAGTCCTGGAGATCAGCTGCTCAGACATTTCACTTAATGTCCTGGTCATTTTCATTGAGGGAGGGATTTCTTTTTATCTGCCATTCTTCAGTATCTTGGGCACTTATATCCGCATATGGGCCACTGTCCTGAAGAATCCCTCTgctaagaaattcttcaaagtcctttctacctGTGGGTCCCATCTCGTTGTTGTGTCTTTATTCTATGGAACCATtcttaaagtttatattttaccctcctcctcttcctcaaaaaataaagatataattgcTTCTGTGATGTACATGatagtcacccccatgctgaacccttttATCTACAGTTtgagaaacagagatataaaacaagcCCTAAATTTGCTCACTAACAGAGTCAAGTTCTATAGTCAAAATACTTAA
- the LOC129402215 gene encoding olfactory receptor 1J4-like, giving the protein MMRENETRVSEFLLQGLPVPPESQNLCFILFLLMYLTTVLGNLLIILLIRIDIRLHTPMYFFLSVLAFNDVSLSSVTVPKMLIDMRTNHKSIPYAGCISQVYFLIIFGCTENFLLTVMAYDRYVAICQPLHYTTIMRQERCIALVATSWIISGFHSLLHTLLLARVSFCDEITIPHFFCELTPVLEISCSDISLNELVIFIEGGISFYLPFFSILGTYIRIWATVLKNPSAKKFFKVLSTCGSHLLVVSLYYGTILKVYFLSSSSSSKNKDIIASVMYMIVTPMLNPFIYSLRNRDIKQALSLLANRVKFCSQKT; this is encoded by the coding sequence TTCCTGCTCATGTACCTGACCACAGtgttggggaacctgctcatcatcctgctcaTCCGCATAGACATTCGCCTCCACACCcctatgtacttcttcctcagtgtCTTGGCCTTCAATGATGTGTCCTTATCATCTGTCACTGTCCCCAAAATGTTGATAGACATGAGGACGAATCACAAATCTATCCCCTATGCAGGGTGCATTTctcaggtttattttttaataatctttgGTTGTACTGAAAACTTCCTTCTAACAGTGATGGcatatgacaggtatgtggccatctgtcaGCCGCTCCACTACACCACCATCATGAGGCAGGAGCGATGCATTGCTCTAGTAGCAACATCCTGGATCATCAGTGGCTTCCACTCTTTGTTGCACACCCTCCTTTTGGCAAGAGTTTCTTTCTGTGATGAAATTACCATCCCCCACTTCTTCTGTGAACTCACTCCAGTCCTGGAGATCAGCTGTTCAGACATTTCACTCAATGAACTGGTCATTTTCATTGAGGGAGGAATTTCTTTTTATCTGCCATTCTTCAGTATCTTGGGAACTTATATCCGAATATGGGCCACTGTCCTGAAGAATCCTTCTGCTAAGAAATTCTTCAAGGTCCTTTCTACCTGTGGTTCCCACCTCCTTGTTGTGTCTTTATACTATGGAACcattcttaaagtttattttttatcctcctcctcttcctcaaaaaataaagatataattgcTTCTGTGATGTACATGatagtcacccccatgctgaacccatTTATCTACAGCTtgagaaacagagatataaaacaagcCCTAAGTTTGCTCGCTAACAGAGTCAAGTTCTGTAGTCAAAAAACTTAA